A window of Streptomyces sp. DG1A-41 contains these coding sequences:
- a CDS encoding carbon monoxide dehydrogenase — MNRFAEQLAAAVPETTTFLATQDFEPRATTDYETTPEADDAAPPPPAGATGGAMAGTDEEAGASRPADATSADAPTDTGTAAGAPETAGETPAPGPDDKTSASGQSADEARATAAGDEPSAPGRADEPSVPAAGDDASAAGPDDKTSASGQSADEARATAAGDEPSAPGRADEPPVPAAGDDASASGPGDEPPAPPPEPPSVFEAGIAPSSLGPSDGEDEDDEGGEDGDGIAEAAHARRTMIGRSAEEVDHAPPRGRYAPVPAPQTVMPPAPLRWAAPAAALALASAIVAVRALRRRR, encoded by the coding sequence GTTCCTCGCGACCCAGGACTTCGAACCCCGCGCCACGACCGACTACGAGACGACCCCGGAGGCGGACGACGCGGCTCCACCGCCTCCGGCGGGGGCGACCGGGGGCGCGATGGCCGGGACCGACGAGGAGGCCGGGGCATCGCGTCCTGCGGACGCCACCTCGGCCGACGCCCCGACCGACACAGGCACGGCGGCCGGGGCGCCGGAGACCGCCGGGGAGACACCGGCTCCCGGCCCCGACGACAAGACGTCGGCCTCCGGCCAATCGGCCGATGAGGCTCGCGCCACCGCGGCCGGCGACGAGCCCTCGGCACCGGGGCGCGCCGACGAGCCCTCTGTCCCCGCAGCCGGCGATGACGCTTCCGCCGCGGGCCCTGACGACAAGACGTCGGCCTCCGGCCAATCGGCCGATGAGGCTCGCGCCACCGCGGCCGGTGACGAGCCCTCGGCACCGGGGCGCGCCGACGAGCCCCCTGTCCCCGCAGCCGGCGATGATGCTTCCGCCTCCGGCCCCGGCGACGAACCCCCCGCCCCGCCCCCCGAGCCCCCATCCGTCTTCGAGGCCGGTATTGCGCCGTCTTCTCTCGGGCCCTCGGACGGCGAAGATGAGGACGACGAGGGCGGCGAGGACGGTGACGGCATCGCCGAGGCGGCGCATGCGCGGCGGACGATGATCGGGAGGAGTGCCGAGGAGGTCGATCACGCTCCGCCGCGCGGGCGGTACGCGCCGGTGCCCGCGCCGCAGACCGTGATGCCTCCCGCCCCGCTGCGCTGGGCGGCCCCCGCGGCGGCGCTCGCGCTGGCGTCGGCCATCGTGGCGGTCCGGGCCCTGCGCAGGCGTCGCTGA
- a CDS encoding aldose 1-epimerase, with the protein MSDEDITLTAGDAEVTVQPGNGGRVGGLRIGGVEMLRQGERFGCFPMVPWCGRIRNGRFLDGAAVRQMPLNAPPHAIHGTARDGAWRTARTSTAEAVITYELVDPWPHPGRVTQVVALTEDALTLTMSVETYESSFPAQIGWHPWFNRNLGGEDVRLDFHPAWQEERGDDHLPTGNRVEPKPGPWDDCFGMPGGVEVTLTWPGQLELKVTGRQEWVVVYDEQEAAVCVEPQTGPPNGLNTLPRLVTPLEPLEAATTWSWRRL; encoded by the coding sequence GTGAGTGACGAAGACATCACGCTGACCGCGGGCGACGCGGAGGTGACCGTGCAGCCGGGCAACGGCGGCCGGGTCGGAGGGCTGCGGATCGGCGGCGTGGAGATGCTCCGGCAGGGGGAGCGGTTCGGCTGCTTCCCGATGGTGCCGTGGTGCGGACGGATCCGGAACGGGCGCTTCCTGGACGGCGCCGCCGTACGGCAGATGCCCCTCAACGCGCCGCCCCACGCCATCCACGGCACCGCCCGCGACGGCGCCTGGCGCACCGCCCGCACGAGCACGGCCGAGGCCGTCATCACCTACGAGCTCGTCGACCCCTGGCCCCACCCCGGCCGCGTCACCCAGGTCGTCGCCCTCACCGAGGACGCGCTGACGCTGACCATGTCCGTGGAGACGTACGAGTCGTCGTTCCCGGCGCAGATCGGCTGGCACCCGTGGTTCAACCGGAACCTCGGCGGCGAGGACGTGCGCCTCGACTTCCACCCCGCCTGGCAGGAGGAGCGCGGCGACGACCACCTGCCCACCGGCAACCGCGTCGAGCCGAAGCCCGGCCCCTGGGACGACTGCTTCGGGATGCCCGGCGGCGTCGAGGTGACCCTCACCTGGCCCGGGCAGCTGGAGCTGAAGGTGACCGGCCGCCAGGAGTGGGTCGTCGTCTACGACGAGCAGGAGGCCGCCGTGTGCGTGGAGCCGCAGACCGGGCCGCCCAACGGGCTCAACACCCTGCCGCGCCTGGTCACGCCCCTGGAACCGCTGGAGGCCGCCACGACCTGGAGCTGGCGCCGCCTCTAA
- the pyrE gene encoding orotate phosphoribosyltransferase: protein MTDTRGALLQQIKDKAVVHGKVTLSSGLEADYYVDLRRVTLDGEAAPLVGQVLLDLTGDFEFDAVGGLTMGADPVAAAMLHAAAARGQRLDAFVVRKAAKAHGLQRRVEGPDIAGRRVLVVEDTSTTGGSPLTAVEAVREAGAEVVAVATIVDRATGAAEKIQEGAGVPYLFAFSKDELGLD, encoded by the coding sequence ATGACGGACACACGTGGCGCGCTGCTCCAGCAGATCAAGGACAAGGCCGTGGTACACGGCAAGGTGACCCTGTCGTCGGGTCTCGAGGCCGACTACTACGTCGACCTGCGCCGCGTCACCCTCGACGGCGAGGCCGCGCCGCTGGTCGGACAGGTGCTGCTCGACCTGACCGGTGACTTCGAGTTCGACGCGGTGGGCGGGCTCACCATGGGCGCCGACCCCGTCGCCGCCGCCATGCTGCACGCCGCCGCCGCGCGCGGGCAGCGCCTGGACGCCTTCGTCGTACGGAAGGCCGCGAAGGCGCACGGCTTGCAGCGGCGCGTCGAGGGCCCGGACATCGCGGGCCGCCGTGTGCTGGTCGTCGAGGACACCTCCACCACCGGCGGCTCCCCGCTCACCGCCGTCGAGGCCGTGCGTGAGGCCGGGGCCGAGGTCGTCGCCGTCGCGACCATCGTCGACCGGGCGACCGGCGCCGCGGAGAAGATCCAGGAGGGCGCCGGGGTGCCGTATCTCTTCGCGTTCTCGAAGGACGAGCTGGGCCTGGACTGA
- the fbaA gene encoding class II fructose-bisphosphate aldolase, whose protein sequence is MPIATPEVYNEMLDRAKAGKFAYPAINVTSTQTLHAALRGFAEAESDGIVQISTGGAEFLGGQYSKDMVTGAVALAEFAHIVAEKYPVNIALHTDHCPKDKLDGYVRPLLALSKKRVDAGLSPLFQSHMWDGSAETLADNLSIAQELLEQARAAKIILEVEITPTGGEEDGVSHEINDSLYTTVDDAIRTAEALGLGEKGRYLLAASFGNVHGVYKPGNVVLRPELLKELNEGVAAKFGKAASPGPFDFVFHGGSGSSEEEIRTALENGVVKMNIDTDTQYAFTRPVADHMFRNYDGVLKVDGEVGNKKTYDPRTWGKLAEASMAARVVEACGHLRSTGTKIK, encoded by the coding sequence ATGCCCATCGCAACTCCCGAGGTCTACAACGAGATGCTGGACCGGGCGAAGGCAGGAAAGTTCGCCTACCCGGCCATCAACGTGACCTCCACCCAGACCCTGCACGCGGCACTGCGCGGTTTCGCCGAGGCGGAGAGCGACGGCATCGTCCAGATCTCCACGGGTGGCGCCGAGTTCCTGGGCGGCCAGTACAGCAAGGACATGGTGACCGGCGCGGTCGCCCTGGCCGAGTTCGCGCACATCGTCGCCGAGAAGTACCCGGTGAACATCGCGCTGCACACGGACCACTGTCCGAAGGACAAGCTCGACGGGTACGTACGTCCGCTGCTGGCGCTCTCCAAGAAGCGCGTGGACGCCGGTCTGAGCCCGCTGTTCCAGTCGCACATGTGGGACGGCTCCGCGGAGACCCTCGCCGACAACCTCTCCATCGCGCAGGAGCTGCTGGAACAGGCCCGCGCCGCGAAGATCATCCTCGAGGTGGAGATCACCCCGACCGGTGGCGAGGAGGACGGCGTCTCCCACGAGATCAACGACTCCCTCTACACCACCGTCGACGACGCGATCCGCACCGCCGAGGCCCTGGGCCTGGGCGAGAAGGGCCGCTACCTGCTGGCCGCGTCCTTCGGCAACGTGCACGGCGTGTACAAGCCGGGCAACGTCGTCCTGCGTCCCGAGCTGCTGAAGGAGCTGAACGAGGGCGTCGCCGCCAAGTTCGGCAAGGCCGCTTCTCCTGGCCCCTTCGACTTCGTCTTCCACGGCGGCTCGGGCTCCTCGGAGGAGGAGATCCGGACCGCGCTGGAGAACGGCGTGGTCAAGATGAACATCGACACGGACACGCAGTACGCCTTCACGCGTCCGGTCGCGGACCACATGTTCCGCAACTACGACGGCGTCCTGAAGGTCGACGGCGAGGTCGGCAACAAGAAGACCTACGACCCGCGCACCTGGGGCAAGCTCGCCGAGGCGTCCATGGCCGCGCGCGTCGTCGAGGCCTGCGGCCACCTCCGCTCCACCGGCACGAAGATCAAGTAA
- a CDS encoding MFS transporter → MPDVRLASPQGRWILLTTVLGSGMALLDSTVVNVALPRIGRDLDADLAALQWTVNAYMVTLAGLILLGGALGDRFGRRKVFVVGVVWFAVASLLCGIAPNAGVLIAARALQGVGGALLTPGSLALIQASFHPDDRGRAVGLWSGFGGIGAAVGPFVGGWLVDGPGWRWVFLLNVPLALLCVPVALRHVPESGDQRAHGRFDVLGAVLGASALALLTYALIEAGSGGLVVAVTAVAGLAAAVAFVVVERRRPEPMMPPDIFSSRQFTAVNLVTLCVYAALGGFFFLAALQLQVVVGYSALAAGTALLPTTALMLVLSARSGELADRIGPRLPLTVGPLLCAAGMLLMLRVGPGASYVADALPALVVLGLGMVTLVAPLTATVLGSVDVARAGLASGINNAAARAAGLVAVAALPLLAGMGEEAYREPGAFDVAFGKAMAWCAGVLVLGAVVAAAAVRRPRPGCKRPECLRQGGVTAPPLEGEPVRKRLS, encoded by the coding sequence ATGCCCGATGTGCGGCTCGCCTCTCCGCAGGGCCGGTGGATTCTGCTCACCACCGTCCTCGGCTCCGGCATGGCCCTGCTGGACTCGACCGTCGTCAATGTCGCGCTGCCCCGCATCGGCCGCGATCTCGACGCGGACCTGGCGGCCCTCCAGTGGACCGTCAACGCGTACATGGTCACCCTGGCCGGGCTGATCCTGCTGGGCGGGGCGCTGGGCGACCGTTTCGGGCGCCGGAAGGTGTTCGTCGTCGGTGTGGTGTGGTTCGCGGTGGCGTCCCTGCTGTGCGGGATCGCGCCGAACGCCGGGGTGCTGATCGCCGCGCGGGCGTTGCAGGGAGTGGGCGGTGCGCTGCTCACGCCCGGGTCACTGGCGCTGATCCAGGCGTCCTTCCATCCCGACGACCGGGGCCGCGCGGTGGGCCTGTGGTCCGGCTTCGGCGGGATCGGGGCGGCGGTCGGGCCCTTCGTCGGCGGCTGGCTGGTGGACGGGCCCGGCTGGCGGTGGGTGTTCCTGCTGAACGTGCCGCTGGCGCTGCTGTGCGTGCCCGTGGCGCTGCGGCACGTGCCCGAGTCGGGGGACCAGCGGGCGCACGGGCGGTTCGATGTGCTGGGGGCGGTGCTGGGCGCGTCGGCGCTCGCGCTGCTGACGTACGCGCTGATCGAGGCCGGTTCCGGCGGGCTGGTCGTGGCGGTCACGGCCGTGGCCGGGCTGGCCGCGGCAGTGGCGTTCGTGGTCGTCGAGCGACGGCGTCCCGAGCCGATGATGCCGCCGGACATCTTCTCCTCCCGCCAGTTCACGGCGGTCAACCTCGTCACGCTGTGCGTGTACGCGGCCCTCGGCGGGTTCTTCTTCCTCGCCGCGCTCCAGCTCCAGGTGGTGGTGGGTTACTCGGCGCTCGCGGCCGGTACGGCTCTGCTGCCGACGACCGCCCTGATGCTGGTGCTGTCGGCGCGGTCCGGTGAGCTGGCCGACCGGATCGGGCCGCGACTGCCGCTCACGGTGGGACCGCTGCTGTGCGCCGCGGGGATGCTGCTGATGCTGCGGGTCGGGCCGGGGGCGTCGTACGTGGCTGATGCGCTGCCCGCGCTGGTGGTGCTCGGGCTGGGCATGGTCACGCTGGTGGCGCCGCTGACGGCGACCGTGCTGGGGTCGGTGGATGTGGCCCGGGCGGGGCTGGCCAGCGGGATCAACAACGCGGCGGCCCGGGCGGCGGGGCTGGTGGCGGTGGCGGCGTTGCCGTTGCTGGCGGGGATGGGGGAGGAGGCGTATCGGGAGCCGGGGGCGTTCGATGTCGCCTTCGGGAAGGCGATGGCGTGGTGTGCGGGGGTGTTGGTTCTGGGGGCGGTCGTCGCGGCCGCGGCGGTACGGAGGCCGCGGCCGGGCTGCAAGCGGCCGGAGTGTCTGCGGCAGGGGGGTGTGACGGCACCGCCGCTGGAGGGGGAGCCGGTGCGGAAGCGGTTGTCTTAG
- a CDS encoding DUF3151 domain-containing protein, with amino-acid sequence MSIHENLLGGPPPTHLPDDPGPREMLASGTAPVDVAAAHPTSSLAWAQLADEAYERGATVESYAYARTGYHRGLDALRRNGWKGHGPVPWEHEPNRGFLRALHALARAAQAIGEQEEYERCSQFLKDSSPTAAQVLG; translated from the coding sequence ATGTCCATTCACGAGAACCTCCTCGGGGGCCCGCCCCCGACCCACCTCCCCGACGACCCCGGGCCACGGGAAATGCTCGCGTCGGGTACCGCGCCGGTCGACGTCGCCGCCGCGCACCCCACCTCCTCGCTCGCCTGGGCGCAGCTCGCCGACGAGGCGTACGAGCGGGGCGCGACCGTCGAGTCGTACGCGTACGCCCGTACGGGCTACCACCGTGGCCTGGACGCGCTGCGCCGCAACGGCTGGAAGGGCCACGGCCCGGTGCCCTGGGAGCACGAGCCGAACCGCGGCTTCCTGCGCGCCCTGCACGCCCTCGCCCGTGCCGCACAGGCGATCGGCGAGCAGGAGGAGTACGAGCGCTGCTCCCAGTTCCTGAAGGACTCCTCGCCGACGGCGGCGCAGGTCCTGGGCTGA
- a CDS encoding tryptophan 2,3-dioxygenase family protein, with protein MSHEAHEPETPHLDFHGTTPYEDYVKADVLTHLQHTLSDDPGEMVFLVTTQVMELWFTVIVHEWETAAHALRGDDVPTATAALKRSVRELEALNASWKPLGQLTPAQFNSYRSALGEGSGFQSAMYRRMEFLLGDKSASMLVPHRGAPRVHAELEKALHEPSLYDEVVRLLARRGYDIPQAVLGRDVSLRYEPSPEVEAAWTAVYSGDESDELARLGEALSDVAELVWRWRNDHLVATRRAMGAKTGTGGSAGVAWLEKRAQKQVFPELWTARSHV; from the coding sequence ATGTCCCACGAGGCTCACGAGCCCGAGACCCCGCATCTCGATTTCCACGGCACGACGCCGTACGAGGACTACGTCAAGGCGGACGTGCTCACCCACCTCCAGCACACCCTCTCCGACGACCCCGGAGAGATGGTCTTCCTGGTCACGACCCAGGTGATGGAGCTGTGGTTCACCGTCATCGTCCACGAGTGGGAGACGGCGGCACACGCGCTGCGCGGCGACGACGTACCCACCGCGACCGCCGCGCTGAAGAGGTCCGTACGCGAGCTGGAGGCGCTCAACGCCTCCTGGAAGCCGCTCGGCCAGCTCACGCCGGCCCAGTTCAACTCCTACCGGTCCGCCCTCGGCGAGGGCTCCGGCTTCCAGTCGGCGATGTACCGGCGGATGGAGTTCCTGCTCGGCGACAAGTCCGCGTCCATGCTGGTCCCGCACCGGGGCGCGCCGCGCGTGCACGCCGAGCTGGAGAAGGCGCTGCACGAGCCGAGCCTTTACGACGAGGTGGTGCGGCTGCTCGCGCGGCGCGGGTACGACATCCCTCAGGCCGTGCTGGGGCGTGACGTGTCGCTGCGCTACGAGCCGTCCCCGGAGGTGGAGGCCGCCTGGACGGCCGTCTACTCGGGCGACGAGAGCGACGAACTCGCCCGGCTCGGCGAGGCGTTGAGCGATGTCGCCGAGCTGGTGTGGCGCTGGCGCAACGACCACCTCGTCGCCACGCGCCGCGCGATGGGCGCCAAGACCGGCACGGGCGGTTCCGCCGGGGTGGCCTGGCTGGAGAAGCGGGCGCAGAAGCAGGTGTTCCCCGAGCTGTGGACGGCGCGGTCCCATGTCTGA
- the kynU gene encoding kynureninase yields the protein MSELAMRAEKLDAADDLRGKRDAFVLDDVVYLDGNSLGALPAVVPGRVEDVVRRQWGELRIRSWEERGWWTAPERIGDRIAPLVGAAPGQVVVGDSTSVNVFKALVGAVRMAGEGRDEILVDATTFPTDGYIAESAARMTGCTLRPVAPAQVPGALGDRTAAVLLNHVDYRTGRLHDLPALTAAVHGAGAYVVWDLCHSAGALPVGLDEHGVDLAVGCTYKYLNGGPGSPAYLYVRRELQDRFDSPLPGWNSHAEPFGMRSGYEPAPGALRGRVGTPDILSMLALEAALEVWDGVRVEAVRSKSLALTDFFLECVAEYVPEGRVECLTPVPHAERGSQVALRCDGAGDVMKRLIERGVVGDFRAPDVLRFGFTPLYVGFADVERAARVLAQTLG from the coding sequence ATGTCTGAACTCGCGATGCGCGCGGAGAAGCTGGACGCCGCCGACGACCTGCGCGGCAAGCGGGACGCCTTCGTCCTCGATGACGTTGTCTACCTCGACGGCAACTCGCTCGGCGCGCTGCCGGCCGTCGTCCCCGGGCGGGTCGAGGACGTCGTACGCCGCCAGTGGGGCGAGCTGCGCATCCGGTCCTGGGAGGAGAGAGGCTGGTGGACGGCGCCCGAGCGGATCGGTGACCGGATCGCCCCGCTGGTCGGGGCGGCCCCCGGGCAGGTCGTGGTGGGCGACTCGACAAGTGTCAATGTGTTCAAGGCACTTGTGGGGGCGGTGCGGATGGCGGGGGAGGGCCGCGACGAGATCCTCGTCGACGCCACGACCTTTCCGACCGACGGGTACATCGCCGAGTCCGCCGCCCGGATGACCGGCTGCACACTGCGGCCGGTGGCACCGGCTCAGGTGCCGGGCGCGCTGGGCGACCGTACCGCCGCCGTCCTCCTCAACCACGTCGACTACCGCACCGGCCGGCTGCACGACCTGCCGGCGCTGACGGCCGCCGTGCACGGGGCGGGCGCGTACGTCGTCTGGGACCTGTGCCACAGCGCGGGCGCGCTGCCGGTGGGGCTGGACGAGCACGGCGTGGATCTCGCGGTCGGCTGCACCTACAAGTACCTGAACGGCGGGCCGGGTTCACCGGCGTACCTGTACGTGCGCCGGGAGCTTCAGGACCGCTTCGACTCCCCGTTGCCCGGCTGGAACTCCCACGCCGAGCCGTTCGGGATGCGGAGCGGGTACGAGCCGGCCCCCGGCGCCCTGCGCGGCCGGGTCGGCACGCCGGACATCCTCTCCATGCTCGCCCTGGAGGCGGCCCTGGAGGTGTGGGACGGGGTGCGGGTCGAGGCGGTGCGGTCCAAGTCGCTCGCGCTGACGGACTTCTTCCTGGAGTGCGTGGCGGAGTACGTGCCCGAGGGCCGGGTCGAGTGCCTGACGCCGGTGCCGCACGCGGAGCGGGGCAGCCAGGTCGCCCTGCGCTGCGACGGGGCCGGTGACGTGATGAAACGGCTCATCGAGCGGGGTGTGGTCGGCGACTTCCGGGCGCCGGACGTGCTGCGCTTCGGCTTCACACCGCTGTACGTGGGCTTCGCCGACGTGGAGCGGGCGGCGCGGGTGCTGGCTCAGACGCTGGGGTGA